The Pseudosulfitobacter pseudonitzschiae genome includes a region encoding these proteins:
- a CDS encoding sugar kinase: MFYPLLALLPRRFTRYDSATISKSNNAFTGDTIRGAMKPFSKIACIGEVMIEIVSQQTGDATLNVAGDSYNTAVYLAQLARGSDCTVSYVTALGQDTFSQRVVGHMKHFGIDTAHIERRADRNIGLYAIDTDSTGERSFTYWRSESAARTLFSTPCTVGLDVLGQFDLAYLSGITLAILPAPVRSSLIDALAAYRRNGGLVAYDSNHRPRLWENAQTAIDVNNAMWTVTDIAVPSVDDEMAIHGDTTEDAVLARLDAAGLTDGALKRGPAGPFDLTRSTSGITFTPATEVVDTTAAGDSFNAGYLFERARGSGQAAALQAGHDLAARVIGHKGAIIEI, from the coding sequence ATGTTTTACCCCCTCCTTGCGCTTTTACCCAGGCGCTTCACCCGCTATGATAGCGCCACCATTTCCAAGAGCAACAACGCCTTCACCGGCGACACAATCCGAGGTGCCATGAAGCCGTTTTCCAAGATTGCCTGTATTGGCGAAGTCATGATCGAAATCGTCAGCCAGCAGACCGGCGATGCCACGCTGAACGTCGCGGGCGACAGTTACAACACCGCGGTCTATCTGGCGCAACTGGCGCGCGGGTCCGATTGCACCGTTTCCTATGTCACTGCACTGGGGCAGGACACGTTCTCGCAACGCGTTGTTGGGCATATGAAGCACTTTGGCATCGACACGGCCCACATCGAACGCCGCGCCGACCGCAACATCGGGCTTTACGCCATCGACACCGACTCAACGGGCGAACGCAGCTTTACCTACTGGCGGTCCGAAAGTGCCGCGCGCACCCTGTTCAGCACACCCTGCACCGTCGGGCTGGATGTGCTGGGGCAATTCGATCTGGCCTATCTGTCGGGCATCACGCTGGCGATCCTGCCCGCCCCCGTGCGCAGCAGCCTGATCGACGCGCTGGCCGCATACCGCCGCAACGGCGGGCTTGTGGCCTATGACAGCAACCACCGCCCGCGTCTTTGGGAAAACGCGCAAACCGCGATTGATGTGAACAATGCCATGTGGACTGTCACGGACATTGCGGTGCCCTCTGTCGATGACGAAATGGCCATTCATGGCGACACCACCGAAGACGCGGTTCTGGCCCGTCTGGATGCCGCTGGCCTGACCGACGGCGCGCTCAAACGCGGACCCGCGGGGCCGTTTGATCTGACGCGCAGCACCTCTGGCATCACCTTCACCCCCGCGACTGAAGTCGTCGACACCACCGCCGCCGGTGACAGCTTTAACGCAGGCTATCTGTTCGAGCGCGCCCGCGGCAGTGGACAAGCCGCAGCCTTGCAGGCTGGCCACGATCTGGCCGCGCGGGTGATCGGCCACAAGGGTGCAATCATCGAGATTTAA
- a CDS encoding IclR family transcriptional regulator produces MSKTSMSTVDKALALLRYFSVQHPEIGLSELSRLAGYDKTTILRCMTALERNGFIEQSPETKRYRLGLAPATYARIRERSFPLMAFLQPQMDRLAANTGETAHATVVTGHILMTVQISEPDRATRVYIDPSIPLPVHATASGIVIAAHLPDAQRADLVAHSAFQQFTDSTTVDPQLFNDQLARARAQGFARADRSFENDVMGTAAAFFGPNGVLGGAVAVAAVASRFDARVEARIVQEVRAAAASVTQQLGGTLPTAPAGGN; encoded by the coding sequence ATGTCGAAGACGTCAATGAGCACGGTGGACAAGGCGCTGGCTCTGTTGCGCTACTTTTCTGTGCAGCATCCCGAGATCGGCCTAAGCGAGCTGTCCCGGCTGGCGGGTTACGACAAGACAACCATCCTGCGCTGCATGACCGCGCTGGAACGCAATGGATTCATTGAACAAAGCCCTGAGACCAAGCGCTACCGGCTTGGCCTTGCCCCTGCGACCTACGCCCGCATCCGCGAACGCAGCTTTCCCCTGATGGCGTTTTTGCAGCCGCAAATGGACCGTCTGGCAGCCAACACCGGTGAAACCGCCCATGCTACGGTGGTGACAGGGCACATCTTGATGACTGTTCAGATCAGCGAACCGGACCGCGCCACGCGAGTCTATATCGACCCGTCGATTCCCCTGCCCGTTCACGCCACGGCTTCGGGGATAGTCATTGCAGCCCATCTGCCCGACGCACAGCGCGCCGATCTGGTGGCCCATTCGGCATTCCAGCAGTTCACCGACAGCACCACTGTTGACCCGCAACTATTCAACGATCAACTGGCGCGTGCCCGCGCCCAAGGCTTTGCACGTGCCGACCGGTCGTTCGAAAATGATGTGATGGGCACAGCGGCTGCGTTTTTTGGACCAAACGGCGTGCTGGGCGGCGCGGTGGCCGTGGCCGCCGTGGCCTCGCGCTTTGACGCAAGGGTCGAAGCGCGCATCGTGCAAGAGGTGCGCGCCGCTGCTGCCTCTGTCACCCAGCAACTTGGCGGCACCCTCCCGACAGCACCCGCAGGCGGCAATTGA
- a CDS encoding winged helix-turn-helix transcriptional regulator: MKWNDLGTDPCPVARGLSVIGDRWTMLVVRECFFGIRRFDKMQERLGITRHILADRLRTLEAAGVLRREAYQERPLRYEYRLTDRGKALYPVFVSLIDWANDAVPVKGGSSVTLVSRDTGAPIKPAMIDTNTGAPITPRSVIAQRREST, encoded by the coding sequence ATGAAATGGAATGATCTTGGAACCGACCCCTGCCCCGTTGCCCGCGGCCTGTCCGTCATTGGCGACCGCTGGACCATGCTGGTGGTGCGTGAATGTTTCTTCGGCATCCGCCGCTTCGACAAAATGCAAGAGCGTCTGGGCATCACCCGCCACATTCTGGCCGACCGCTTGCGCACCCTCGAAGCCGCAGGCGTGCTGCGCCGCGAGGCCTATCAAGAGCGACCCCTGCGCTATGAGTACAGGCTGACCGATCGGGGCAAGGCGCTTTATCCGGTGTTTGTATCGCTGATTGACTGGGCCAATGACGCGGTCCCCGTCAAAGGCGGCTCATCCGTCACGCTGGTCTCGCGCGACACCGGCGCACCGATCAAGCCTGCAATGATCGACACCAACACCGGTGCGCCTATCACCCCGCGATCCGTTATCGCCCAGCGGCGGGAATCCACCTAA
- a CDS encoding MATE family efflux transporter, which produces MPDTATAPLRPAMNLPDATAAARVARTHRLLNGPIGPTLARLAAPNVLAMFVTSVTSIAEAYFAGRMGVNALAGLALVFPLMMLTQMLAAGAMGGAISAAVARALGGGDTARASGLTLAAWIIGVVAAAGSAVLMALFGRAVFTALGGDAAAVAAALSYAGVFFPGCIALWLCHASLSVIRGTGNMAMPSLLLFVVSLGSIPVSGALALGWGPFPAWGMAGLAAGLIVSNGAAGLVAMAMLLAGRMGLSMDGALSRLRGEMFRDILRVGVIASVNSAQSVLTIVLMVALVGRFGTAALAGYGLGARLEFLMIPVVFGIGAAMTSMVGANIGAGNTARALRVAWTGAIAAAVIVGGIGALVAVFPDLWLRIFLDASDTATLEVGRAYFRTVAPFYAFFGLGLALFFASQGAARMMWPVMASLFRMAVAFGVALLLIQVTDLGVRGVFIGVASGMLVYGVVTAAAVWITRWR; this is translated from the coding sequence ATGCCAGACACCGCCACCGCGCCCCTGCGTCCTGCGATGAACCTGCCCGACGCTACGGCGGCTGCGCGCGTCGCACGCACGCACAGGCTGTTGAACGGCCCCATCGGACCGACGCTGGCACGGCTGGCGGCCCCCAATGTGCTGGCGATGTTTGTCACATCGGTCACCAGCATTGCCGAAGCCTATTTTGCGGGGCGGATGGGGGTGAATGCGTTGGCTGGGCTGGCCTTGGTGTTCCCGCTGATGATGTTGACGCAAATGCTGGCGGCGGGTGCGATGGGCGGGGCCATCTCGGCAGCGGTTGCACGCGCGCTGGGGGGCGGGGATACGGCGCGCGCCAGCGGGCTGACGCTGGCGGCATGGATCATCGGTGTGGTTGCGGCGGCAGGGTCGGCGGTGCTGATGGCGCTGTTTGGCCGTGCGGTTTTCACGGCACTGGGGGGCGATGCGGCGGCGGTTGCGGCGGCCCTGTCCTATGCGGGTGTGTTTTTTCCGGGCTGTATTGCGCTGTGGCTGTGCCACGCATCGCTCAGTGTTATTCGTGGCACCGGCAACATGGCGATGCCGTCGCTGCTGTTGTTCGTGGTGTCGCTGGGGTCGATTCCGGTATCGGGGGCGCTGGCGTTGGGCTGGGGGCCGTTTCCGGCATGGGGCATGGCGGGGCTTGCGGCTGGGCTTATCGTGTCCAACGGCGCTGCGGGGCTGGTGGCGATGGCGATGCTGCTTGCAGGGCGCATGGGGCTGAGCATGGACGGTGCGCTGTCGCGACTGCGCGGCGAGATGTTCCGCGACATTCTGCGGGTTGGTGTCATTGCATCGGTGAACTCGGCGCAGTCGGTTCTGACCATCGTGCTGATGGTGGCGCTGGTCGGGCGCTTTGGCACGGCGGCGCTGGCAGGCTACGGGCTGGGCGCGCGTTTGGAGTTTCTGATGATTCCGGTGGTGTTCGGAATTGGGGCAGCCATGACGTCGATGGTGGGCGCCAACATCGGTGCGGGCAACACAGCCCGTGCGTTGCGGGTGGCGTGGACTGGCGCAATTGCCGCTGCCGTCATCGTCGGGGGCATCGGCGCATTGGTTGCGGTCTTTCCGGACCTGTGGCTGCGCATCTTCCTCGATGCTTCCGACACCGCGACGCTGGAGGTTGGCCGTGCCTATTTCCGAACGGTGGCCCCGTTCTATGCGTTCTTTGGGCTGGGTCTGGCGTTGTTCTTTGCCAGTCAGGGTGCAGCGCGGATGATGTGGCCAGTGATGGCCAGCCTGTTTCGCATGGCGGTGGCCTTTGGTGTGGCGCTGTTGTTGATACAAGTCACGGATCTGGGCGTACGGGGTGTGTTCATCGGCGTGGCCAGCGGGATGCTGGTGTACGGCGTGGTCACGGCGGCGGCTGTCTGGATCACCCGCTGGCGGTGA
- a CDS encoding fumarylacetoacetate hydrolase family protein translates to MKLLRYGDAGAEKPGMLDADGTLRDLSGVVGDIAGDVLSDAGLAKLRALDPASLPVVDGNPRLGPCVGNIGKFCCIGLNYSDHAAETGAAIPEHPILFMKANSAIVGPNDMVMKPRGSTHTDWEVELGVIIGKAAKYVSKEDALDYVAGYCVINDVSERHYQTQLTGQWTKGKSCDTFGPAGPWLVTRDEVEDPQELAMYLDVNGKRMQTGNTNTMIFTVAEIIEHLSGLFTLQPGDVISTGTPPGVGMGIKPEPVYLEKGDVMELGIDGLGVQRQEVGQDA, encoded by the coding sequence ATGAAACTGCTACGTTATGGTGATGCGGGCGCTGAAAAGCCGGGGATGCTGGATGCGGATGGCACGCTGCGCGATCTGTCCGGTGTCGTGGGCGACATTGCGGGCGATGTGCTGTCGGATGCGGGGCTGGCCAAGCTGCGCGCACTGGACCCTGCCAGCCTGCCCGTGGTCGATGGCAATCCGCGCCTTGGCCCCTGCGTGGGCAACATTGGCAAATTCTGTTGCATCGGTCTGAACTATTCCGACCACGCCGCCGAAACCGGTGCCGCGATCCCCGAACATCCGATCCTGTTCATGAAGGCCAACAGCGCCATCGTCGGCCCTAACGACATGGTGATGAAGCCGCGCGGCTCGACCCACACGGATTGGGAGGTCGAGCTGGGCGTGATCATCGGCAAGGCCGCAAAATACGTCTCGAAAGAGGACGCGCTGGACTATGTGGCGGGGTATTGCGTCATCAACGACGTGTCCGAACGGCATTATCAGACGCAACTGACCGGCCAATGGACCAAGGGCAAAAGCTGTGACACATTCGGCCCCGCCGGCCCGTGGCTGGTAACCCGCGACGAGGTGGAAGACCCGCAGGAATTGGCGATGTATCTGGATGTGAACGGCAAGCGGATGCAGACCGGAAACACCAACACGATGATTTTCACCGTGGCCGAGATTATCGAACATCTCAGCGGGTTGTTCACCTTGCAGCCGGGTGATGTGATTTCGACCGGCACACCTCCGGGTGTGGGCATGGGGATCAAACCCGAGCCTGTCTATCTGGAAAAAGGCGATGTGATGGAACTGGGCATCGACGGTCTGGGCGTGCAACGTCAAGAAGTCGGGCAGGACGCCTGA
- a CDS encoding tripartite tricarboxylate transporter TctB family protein: MTRFKGLQELFKRYRRPGDVVFAWVFLLFSVFLLTQLDTQSPWKQGGKIFSQPAFWPTVSIYLMVFFSALHLLSSVLSPRLHGRWGEVWQWVRTLEYAGWFMAYVLSVPVAGYLPCTVVFAVLLALRAGYRQLGTLAGAAVMGVVIVVAFKAFLQVKIPGGAVYEYLPTGLRAFMLTYF, from the coding sequence ATGACCCGATTCAAAGGGCTGCAAGAGTTGTTCAAACGATACCGTCGACCGGGGGACGTTGTCTTCGCTTGGGTCTTCTTGCTGTTTTCGGTGTTTCTGCTGACCCAACTGGACACGCAAAGCCCGTGGAAACAGGGCGGCAAGATATTTTCGCAGCCTGCGTTCTGGCCGACGGTGTCGATTTACCTGATGGTCTTTTTCTCGGCGCTGCACCTGTTGTCATCCGTGTTGTCACCGCGCCTGCACGGGCGCTGGGGCGAGGTCTGGCAATGGGTGCGCACGCTGGAATATGCGGGCTGGTTCATGGCCTATGTTTTGTCGGTGCCGGTGGCGGGCTATCTGCCCTGCACCGTGGTTTTTGCAGTGCTGCTGGCGTTGCGGGCGGGGTATCGCCAGCTTGGCACATTGGCGGGCGCAGCCGTGATGGGGGTGGTGATCGTCGTGGCGTTCAAGGCGTTCTTGCAGGTTAAGATCCCCGGTGGTGCGGTCTATGAATACCTGCCGACTGGCCTGCGCGCCTTTATGCTGACGTATTTTTAA
- a CDS encoding SDR family oxidoreductase, translating into MGRLEGKRALITAAGQGIGRASALAMAAEGAQVFATDISAEALAALKGDGIETMVLDARDTDSVNAGVAKAQPDVLFNCAGFVHHGTVLDAGDDEWDFAFDLNVRAMFRTIRAALPGMVERKSGAIVNMSSACSSIIGAPNRFIYGTTKAAVIGLTKSVAVDYIKSGIRCNCICPGTVESPSWHDRVKALGEEMGSYEAALEAFVSRQPMGRVAKAEEIAALVVYLSSDESGFTTGQPHVIDGGWSG; encoded by the coding sequence ATGGGCAGACTGGAAGGCAAACGTGCATTGATCACCGCCGCAGGGCAGGGGATTGGCCGTGCAAGCGCATTGGCAATGGCCGCCGAGGGGGCGCAGGTTTTTGCCACCGACATCAGCGCCGAGGCACTGGCCGCGCTGAAAGGTGACGGCATCGAGACGATGGTGCTGGACGCCCGCGACACCGACAGCGTGAACGCAGGCGTGGCCAAGGCGCAGCCCGATGTGTTGTTCAACTGCGCGGGCTTTGTGCATCACGGCACGGTTCTGGACGCGGGCGACGACGAATGGGACTTTGCCTTTGATCTGAACGTGCGGGCGATGTTCCGCACCATCCGCGCCGCCCTTCCGGGCATGGTCGAACGCAAATCGGGGGCAATTGTGAATATGTCTTCGGCCTGCTCGTCGATCATCGGAGCGCCGAACCGGTTCATCTATGGCACCACCAAGGCGGCTGTGATCGGGCTGACCAAATCGGTGGCGGTGGATTACATCAAGTCGGGCATTCGCTGCAATTGTATCTGCCCCGGCACCGTCGAAAGTCCCAGCTGGCACGATCGTGTGAAAGCATTGGGCGAAGAAATGGGCAGCTACGAGGCGGCCTTGGAAGCGTTTGTGTCGCGCCAGCCGATGGGTCGCGTAGCCAAGGCCGAAGAGATTGCCGCGCTGGTCGTGTACCTGAGCAGCGACGAAAGCGGATTTACCACCGGACAACCGCATGTGATCGACGGCGGCTGGTCGGGTTAA
- a CDS encoding DMT family transporter → MPHIVQPREERTAMGLAAMAGAVLFFTLIDSSAKWLVLAGLPALQVVFVRYAVHFLLALAVFLPREGREALVSMAPGRQILRSAFLLGSTALNFNALYYLPITVTTTIMFAGPIVVTLLAIPLLGERVGRHRIIAVCVGFVGVLVVMQPWGAEFHPAMFLNLGALICASLYFLMTRLLAGIESNATSQTWSSGLATLCIAPFALSSWMWPQAPADWVFFLLVGVFGGTGHILATWAHRMADASILAPVVYIQIVLAAIAGIVFFNQWPTIWTLGGGLIIIGAGFYIWQRERILGKRAAIDKAANIAPH, encoded by the coding sequence ATGCCGCATATCGTACAGCCACGCGAGGAACGCACAGCAATGGGGCTGGCGGCAATGGCAGGTGCCGTGCTGTTCTTTACCCTGATCGACAGTTCGGCCAAATGGCTGGTGCTGGCGGGACTGCCCGCACTTCAGGTGGTGTTTGTGCGCTATGCTGTTCACTTTCTGCTGGCACTGGCGGTGTTCCTGCCCCGCGAGGGCCGCGAGGCACTGGTGTCGATGGCGCCGGGCAGGCAGATTTTGCGGTCGGCGTTTTTGTTGGGCAGCACGGCGCTGAATTTTAACGCGCTTTATTATCTGCCGATCACTGTGACCACGACGATCATGTTTGCCGGACCCATCGTGGTGACGCTGTTGGCGATCCCGCTGTTGGGCGAACGGGTGGGCAGGCACCGCATCATCGCGGTCTGCGTCGGCTTTGTCGGTGTGCTGGTGGTGATGCAGCCGTGGGGGGCCGAATTTCACCCCGCGATGTTCCTGAACCTTGGCGCGCTGATCTGTGCGTCGCTGTATTTTCTGATGACGCGCCTGCTGGCAGGGATTGAAAGTAACGCCACCAGCCAGACGTGGTCTTCGGGGTTGGCGACGCTGTGCATTGCGCCTTTTGCCCTATCGTCGTGGATGTGGCCACAAGCGCCTGCCGACTGGGTGTTTTTCCTGCTGGTGGGTGTGTTTGGCGGCACCGGACATATTCTGGCCACTTGGGCGCACCGGATGGCCGATGCGTCAATTCTGGCGCCGGTGGTTTACATCCAGATCGTTCTGGCCGCCATTGCAGGCATCGTGTTTTTCAACCAATGGCCGACAATCTGGACGCTGGGCGGCGGGCTGATCATCATCGGCGCCGGTTTCTACATTTGGCAGCGCGAGCGGATTTTGGGCAAGCGCGCAGCGATCGATAAGGCGGCAAACATCGCACCGCATTGA
- a CDS encoding PaaI family thioesterase, translating into MIATTVTHKTRSYDYPMPAFDPVAAMQMSGLEYLQALTSGRIGAEPSIGPTVGMHIPHELGEGRAVVDATPSDFVLNPMGGVHGGFAATVLDSALGLAIHTILQAGEGFSTAELKVNYTRAMGPTAGRMRATGTLIHRGRQMATAEARLVGVEDGKLYAHATTTCFIFSLHKG; encoded by the coding sequence ATGATCGCCACCACTGTTACCCACAAGACCCGAAGCTATGACTATCCGATGCCCGCTTTTGATCCGGTCGCCGCGATGCAGATGTCGGGACTGGAGTATTTGCAGGCGCTGACTTCGGGCCGGATCGGGGCCGAACCTTCGATAGGGCCGACCGTGGGGATGCACATCCCACACGAGTTGGGCGAGGGGCGCGCGGTGGTCGATGCCACCCCAAGTGATTTCGTGTTGAACCCGATGGGCGGGGTCCACGGTGGTTTTGCTGCGACGGTGCTGGATTCGGCGTTGGGGCTTGCGATCCACACGATCTTGCAGGCGGGCGAGGGGTTCTCTACCGCCGAGTTGAAGGTCAACTATACCCGTGCGATGGGGCCGACTGCGGGGCGGATGCGGGCAACGGGTACGCTGATTCACCGTGGCCGGCAGATGGCCACCGCCGAGGCGCGGCTTGTGGGTGTTGAGGATGGCAAGCTTTATGCCCATGCAACGACCACCTGTTTCATCTTTTCGCTGCACAAAGGCTGA
- a CDS encoding tripartite tricarboxylate transporter substrate-binding protein: MKTFTKTILATSTALAFLAAPIAAVAEYPEKPVSFVVPWPPGDLEDVLTRMIAEDFQTKYGVPAAVVNKPGGGGGPFPGAVEVALAPADGYTVGSFIIAVPVVGPDIGIPELSPNPFEPLGTFLTYPFVIVTGKDAPYDDIDGLATYAKENDVVLGHFGAPLVPTKVTMALAASKGFSYASDAAFDALDCNTLASGDVDVMNTTLQQVMPCLDDLKVLAAVTDERISIVPDAPTVGELDPKLAISLWNGLFVHKDTPQDVRDALVAVAKETVMSDRAQQLAADTGALVYWEDADQSQARIGRDIDTLAGINATLE, from the coding sequence ATGAAGACTTTCACCAAGACCATTCTGGCGACCAGCACAGCGCTGGCCTTTCTGGCGGCGCCCATCGCAGCTGTGGCCGAATACCCCGAAAAACCCGTGTCGTTCGTTGTGCCGTGGCCTCCGGGCGATCTGGAGGACGTGCTGACGCGCATGATCGCCGAGGATTTCCAAACCAAATACGGCGTGCCCGCAGCCGTGGTGAACAAACCCGGCGGCGGCGGCGGCCCATTCCCCGGTGCGGTCGAAGTGGCGCTGGCCCCCGCTGACGGCTATACCGTTGGATCGTTCATCATCGCGGTTCCGGTTGTCGGCCCCGACATCGGCATCCCCGAACTGAGTCCTAACCCCTTCGAGCCGCTGGGCACCTTTCTGACCTATCCCTTTGTGATCGTGACCGGCAAAGACGCGCCTTATGACGACATTGACGGGCTGGCGACCTATGCCAAGGAGAACGATGTTGTTCTGGGCCACTTCGGTGCGCCGCTGGTGCCGACCAAGGTGACGATGGCACTGGCTGCGTCCAAGGGGTTCTCTTATGCGTCGGACGCTGCGTTTGACGCGCTGGACTGCAACACGCTGGCCTCGGGCGATGTGGATGTGATGAACACCACGTTGCAACAGGTTATGCCGTGCCTTGATGACCTGAAGGTTCTGGCAGCGGTCACTGACGAGCGGATCAGCATTGTGCCGGACGCGCCCACGGTGGGCGAACTGGACCCGAAGCTGGCGATTTCGCTGTGGAACGGTCTGTTTGTACACAAGGACACACCGCAAGATGTGCGTGATGCTCTTGTTGCAGTGGCCAAGGAAACAGTGATGTCCGACCGCGCACAGCAGTTGGCCGCGGACACCGGTGCGCTGGTTTACTGGGAAGATGCCGACCAGTCGCAAGCGCGGATCGGACGCGACATCGACACGCTGGCCGGTATCAACGCCACGCTCGAGTAA
- a CDS encoding Gfo/Idh/MocA family protein: MPEPVALCVIGGGAIGQRHISCALASQAVALTSVVEPHAPQAARLAARGVTVVPELSAVPDHTRAAIVATPTANHAATALACLERGWAVLVEKPITASYAEAVALCDRAEALGLPLMAGHHRRCHPFVGAARMRLAALGDLVAVQGIWSLRKHDSYFDPAWRRSAGAGPVLTNLSHEIDLLHCIVGPITQVTAMTANAVRGFEVEDTAALAFRFANGALGSFVLSDAGASPWAFEAATGENPDIAVRGDDPVRLIGTKGAMGFPSLQSWAATGETPPDWHSPLDLCAGPSYPAVDGIAAQIDRFAAVVAGGTDPILATGRDGVRAIAVLDAVAASARSGRTTDVEGL; this comes from the coding sequence ATGCCTGAACCTGTTGCTTTATGTGTGATCGGCGGTGGTGCCATCGGCCAACGTCATATTAGCTGTGCGCTGGCGTCGCAGGCCGTGGCACTGACCTCGGTGGTCGAGCCACATGCCCCGCAGGCTGCCCGTCTGGCAGCCCGAGGGGTGACAGTGGTGCCCGAGCTGAGTGCCGTGCCTGATCACACCCGCGCTGCCATTGTCGCCACGCCTACCGCAAACCACGCGGCCACCGCGCTGGCCTGTCTGGAGCGTGGCTGGGCGGTGCTGGTGGAGAAACCGATCACGGCCAGCTATGCCGAAGCCGTCGCGCTATGCGATCGCGCCGAAGCCTTGGGCCTGCCGCTGATGGCAGGCCACCACCGCCGCTGTCACCCTTTCGTGGGCGCGGCGCGCATGCGTCTTGCTGCTTTGGGCGATCTGGTAGCGGTGCAGGGCATCTGGTCCTTGCGCAAACATGACAGCTATTTTGATCCCGCTTGGCGGCGCAGTGCGGGGGCGGGGCCGGTGCTGACCAACCTCAGCCACGAGATCGACCTGCTGCATTGCATCGTGGGGCCGATCACCCAAGTGACGGCTATGACCGCCAACGCGGTGCGCGGGTTCGAGGTCGAGGATACCGCAGCGCTGGCGTTTCGCTTTGCGAATGGCGCGTTGGGGTCGTTCGTCCTGTCGGACGCGGGTGCATCGCCTTGGGCGTTTGAGGCAGCGACCGGCGAAAACCCCGATATTGCCGTGCGCGGCGATGATCCGGTGCGGCTGATCGGGACCAAAGGCGCGATGGGCTTTCCATCGTTACAATCTTGGGCAGCAACGGGAGAAACACCGCCCGATTGGCACAGCCCTCTGGACCTCTGTGCTGGTCCGTCCTACCCAGCAGTGGACGGTATCGCCGCCCAGATCGACCGCTTTGCCGCAGTGGTGGCAGGCGGGACCGATCCGATCCTTGCCACGGGGCGCGACGGGGTGCGTGCCATTGCCGTTCTGGACGCCGTTGCAGCGTCGGCACGGTCCGGGCGCACAACCGACGTAGAGGGACTTTGA
- a CDS encoding SDR family oxidoreductase, with protein sequence MNGLAGFDLSGKVALVSGCKRGIGRAMAEALAAAGADIIGVSATLEPEGSAVAQAVEGLGRRFTAYQCDFTDRAQVRAFGAAVVAAGVPDILVNNAGTIRRAPAAEHSDEWWDEVIEVNLSAQFVLSKIIGGAMVARGSGKIIFTASLLSFQGGFTVPGYAASKGGIAQLTKALSNEWAGQGVTVNAIAPGYIATDNTQALQDDAERAGAILQRIPQGRWGRPEDLAGPVVFLASGASDYVSGEVLVVDGGWMGR encoded by the coding sequence ATGAACGGGCTTGCCGGATTTGACCTGAGCGGCAAGGTGGCGCTGGTGTCTGGATGCAAGCGTGGCATCGGCCGCGCGATGGCCGAAGCGCTGGCGGCTGCGGGGGCGGACATCATCGGCGTGTCCGCGACGTTGGAACCTGAAGGCAGTGCGGTGGCACAAGCGGTTGAAGGTCTGGGGCGCAGGTTCACGGCCTATCAATGCGATTTTACCGACCGCGCGCAGGTGCGGGCATTTGGCGCTGCGGTGGTGGCTGCGGGTGTGCCGGATATTCTGGTGAACAATGCGGGCACCATCCGCCGTGCGCCTGCGGCAGAGCATTCCGACGAGTGGTGGGACGAGGTGATCGAGGTCAATCTGTCGGCGCAGTTCGTGCTGTCAAAGATCATCGGTGGTGCGATGGTGGCGCGCGGGTCGGGCAAGATTATCTTCACCGCGTCGCTGCTGAGCTTTCAGGGCGGGTTTACGGTGCCGGGCTATGCCGCCAGCAAGGGCGGCATAGCGCAACTGACCAAGGCTCTGTCGAACGAATGGGCGGGGCAGGGCGTGACTGTGAACGCGATTGCGCCCGGTTATATCGCCACGGACAACACGCAGGCCTTGCAGGATGATGCCGAGCGCGCTGGTGCGATCTTGCAGCGGATTCCGCAAGGACGCTGGGGGCGGCCCGAGGATTTGGCCGGACCGGTGGTGTTTCTGGCCTCGGGGGCGTCGGATTATGTGAGCGGCGAGGTGCTGGTGGTCGACGGCGGCTGGATGGGCCGGTGA